A region of Bacillus rossius redtenbacheri isolate Brsri chromosome 2, Brsri_v3, whole genome shotgun sequence DNA encodes the following proteins:
- the LOC134529844 gene encoding tyrosine-protein kinase transmembrane receptor Ror2 — protein MAGFLITLFVNSVVAQTGKPSLVPPPGYCAPYSGKICKHYVNSTRLVWFNMSYDVAGGWLNEQITEGLWDEMIVGLKEPCRSAAEKLLCTYAFPQCVLRDSYPVGLPLCAEDCLAVRQLFCYNDWALIEDNKQRGIYFKSRGHFQLPNCESLPSFRGSSKQVCSHAHLTDMKHEEVTYDCVRGRGRFYQGTVNKTKYGLPCQNWESQEPHSHNRPPDVFPEIKNAENFCRNAGGEEPSPWCYTLDPKVRWQRCDVPICENSTDLESDIELDSTPISMETFFTPMFILILSAVGFVVIVIILLLLLLCHRIYKHRSGYGPTSTREEVNIDLDKLPSNLAYHRTGAQLNPKLEKLEFPRNDIIYIRDLGQGAFGRVFQAKAPGLVKGEEFTMVAVKMLKDEASEDLQVDFEREACLLAEFDHENIVKLLGVCALGRPMCLLFEYMGRGDLNEFLRSCSPSNYIVRSSEGDGDMFRDVHLKHIDLVNIARQVAAGMVYLSDRKFVHRDLATRNCLIDDDMVVKIADFGLSQKIYLQDYYKGDEHDAIPVRWMPLESILYNKYTVESDVWAFGVCLWEIFSFALQPYYGMTHEEVVKYIKECNVLQCPDNTPRPIYELMKLCWNHKPSARPSFRTIYQTLEEIQNDSANFPELSFRVMS, from the exons ATGGCTGGATTCTTAATAACACTTTTTGTAAACAGCGTCGTAGCTCAAACCG GTAAACCAAGTTTAGTTCCTCCACCGGGATATTGTGCCCCGTATAGTGGGAAAATTTGTAAGCATTATGTGAACAGCACCCGTCTTGTTTGGTTCAACATGTCGTACGACGTTGCCGGTGGATGGCTCAACGAGCAGATTACAGAAGGACTCTGGGATGAAATGATAGTCGGGTTGAAAGAGCCATGTCGCAGTGCGGCAGAG AAGCTGTTGTGCACGTACGCATTCCCACAATGCGTGTTGCGTGATAGTTACCCGGTGGGACTGCCGTTGTGTGCTGAAGACTGCTTGGCTGTGCGACAGCTGTTTTGTTACAATGACTGGGCCCTAATAGAAGACAACAAACAGCGAGGAATATACTTCAAGTCAAGAGGTCATTTCCAGCTGCCAAACTGTGAATCTTTGCCAAGTTTTCGTGGTTCATCTAAACAAGTGTGCTCACATGCCCATCTGACTGATATGAAGCACGAGGAAGTTACCT ATGATTGTGTCAGAGGTCGTGGACGATTTTACCAAGGCACTGTCAATAAAACCAAATATGGCTTGCCATGCCAGAATTGGGAATCTCAGGAGCCACATTCCCATAACAGACCACCCGATGTGTTCCCAGAAAtaaaaaatgctgaaaatttctGTCGAAATGCAGGTGGTGAAGAACCTTCGCCTTGGTGTTACACATTGGATCCCAAAGTGCGATGGCAACGATGTGATGTTCCTATTTGTG AAAACTCTACGGATCTCGAATCTGATATTGAATTGGATTCAACTCCAATATCAATGGAAACATTTTTCACACCTATGTTTATTCTGATATTATCCGCAGTAGGTTTTGTTGTGATCGTAATTATCTTGCTGCTGCTTCTTTTATGTCATAGAATATACAAGCATCGCAGTGGTTATGGTCCAACATCAACAAGAGAG gaaGTAAATATTGACTTGGACAAATTACCAAGCAACCTAGCATATCATAGAACTGGTGCTCAGCTAAATCCAAAACTTGAAAAATTGGAGTTTCCAAGAAATGATATAATTTACATCCGTGACCTGGGCCAAGGGGCATTTGGGCGTGTTTTTCAG GCTAAAGCACCAGGGCTAGTAAAAGGAGAGGAGTTCACCATGGTTGCTGTCAAAATGTTGAAAGATGAAGCATCTGAAGACTTGCAAGTGGATTTTGAACGTGAAGCATGTCTGTTGGCTGAATTTGACCATGAAAACATAGTGAAACTTCTAGGTGTTTGTGCGCTGGGACGTCCAATGTGCCTGTTATTTGAATACATGGGTCGAGGCGACTTGAATGAATTCCTTCGGTCTTGTTCTCCGAGCAATTACATAGTGAGGAGTTCTGAAGGTGACGGAGACATGTTCAGGGATGTTCATTTGAAACACATCGATCTTGTGAACATAGCTCGCCAAGTGGCTGCCGGAATGGTTTATCTGTCGGATCGGAAATTTGTACATCGAGATCTTGCGACCCGCAATTGCCTCATTGATGATGACATGGTTGTAAAGATAGCTGATTTTGGACTTTCTCAGAAAATATACCTGCAAGATTATTACAAAGGTGATGAACACGATGCCATTCCGGTTCGATGGATGCCACTGGAAAGTATTCTTTATAACAAATACACGGTGGAGTCAGATGTTTGGGCTTTTGGAGTTTGTCTGTGGGAAATTTTTTCATTTGCACTGCAGCCATATTATGGCATGACTCATGAAGAAGTAGTCAAGTATATCAAAGAATGCAATGTGCTTCAGTGTCCTGACAATACTCCGAGACCAATTTATGAATTGATGAAGTTGTGTTGGAACCATAAGCCATCAGCAAGGCCTTCATTTCGGACAATATATCAAACTTTAGAAGAGATTCAGAATGACAGTGCAAATTTCCCAGAGCTATCATTCAGGGTGATGTCTTAA